A single region of the Pan troglodytes isolate AG18354 chromosome 18, NHGRI_mPanTro3-v2.0_pri, whole genome shotgun sequence genome encodes:
- the LOC129137403 gene encoding serine/threonine-protein kinase SMG1-like: protein MKKLLHNMLSPDPREPQKSIEVPLLRGSVCLATALNPIEQDQKWQSITENVVKYLKQTSRIAIGPLRLSTLTVSQSLPVLSTLQLYCSSALETTVSNRLSTEDCLIPLFGEALRSCKQHDVRPWMQALRFQAQNCISNNSEMDPTNYDRDDDTFK from the exons ATGAAAAAACTGCTTCATAACATGTTAAGTCCAGATCCAAGGGAACCTCAGAAATCCATTGAAGTTCCATTGTTAAGAGGTTCTGTTTGTTTGGCAACTGCTTTAAACCCGATAGAACAAGATCAGAAGTGGCAGTCTATAACTGA aaaTGTGGTAAAGTACTTGAAGCAAACATCCCGCATCGCTATTGGACCTCTGAGACTTTCTACTTTAACAGTTTCACAGTCTTTGCCAGTTCTAAGTACCTTGCAGCTGTATTGCTCATCTGCTTTGGAGACCACAGTTTCTAACAGACTTTCAACAGAG GACTGTCTTATTCCACTCTTCGGCGAAGCTTTACGTTCATGTAAACAGCATGACGTGAGGCCATGGATGCAGGCATTAAG gttTCAGGCACAGAACTGTATATCCAATAATAGTGAAATGGATCCCACTAATTATGACAGAGATGATGATACATTTAAATGA